A genomic stretch from Anaerolinea thermophila UNI-1 includes:
- a CDS encoding ferredoxin: MKAFVDRDLCMGCGVCETIAPSVFKLEDDGIAVVLVDVVPPEEEANVREAMDSCPEQAISIEE, encoded by the coding sequence ATGAAAGCCTTTGTGGATCGCGATTTGTGCATGGGTTGTGGGGTATGTGAGACGATTGCCCCGAGCGTCTTCAAGCTGGAAGATGACGGCATTGCCGTCGTGCTGGTGGATGTGGTGCCCCCCGAAGAGGAAGCCAACGTCCGCGAAGCCATGGATTCCTGCCCTGAACAAGCTATCTCCATCGAAGAATAG
- a CDS encoding GNAT family N-acetyltransferase: MNTPQESAYTFHLLTPERWADFERLFGAHGAYGGCWCMFWFLRGSAFTRGQGEANRLAMKSRVEAGETPGMLAYLGDEPVGWCAFGPREGYPRLQASRTLKPVDNLPVWSVVCFYVAKGHRRRGVSKALLKAVIEEVRRRGGKVVEGYPSPSTGEGRPDPFVYLGLEAAFREAGFVDVARPTPHRLIMRYVIENA, from the coding sequence GTGAATACCCCGCAGGAATCGGCGTACACCTTTCACCTGCTCACCCCCGAACGCTGGGCAGATTTCGAGCGCCTCTTCGGCGCGCATGGTGCTTACGGCGGGTGCTGGTGTATGTTCTGGTTCCTGCGGGGCTCGGCTTTCACCCGGGGACAGGGCGAAGCCAACCGTTTGGCAATGAAGTCCCGCGTTGAAGCGGGAGAGACGCCGGGCATGCTCGCCTATCTGGGCGATGAGCCGGTAGGCTGGTGCGCCTTCGGACCGCGCGAAGGGTATCCGCGTCTGCAAGCCTCGCGCACCCTGAAGCCCGTAGATAACCTGCCCGTCTGGTCGGTGGTGTGCTTCTACGTGGCAAAGGGACACCGGCGGCGCGGGGTGAGCAAAGCCCTGCTGAAAGCGGTGATTGAGGAAGTGCGGCGGCGCGGGGGCAAAGTCGTAGAAGGCTATCCCAGCCCATCCACCGGCGAAGGACGCCCTGACCCGTTCGTTTATCTGGGACTGGAAGCAGCGTTCCGCGAGGCGGGCTTTGTGGACGTTGCCCGTCCCACCCCGCACCGGCTGATTATGCGATACGTCATTGAGAACGCCTGA
- a CDS encoding urease accessory protein UreH domain-containing protein, with the protein METLWVAFITGLTTGGLSCMAVQGGLLASSLAGQIEQDVAQRAMQKKKAHTVSFSPRPALALPILAFLLAKLVAYTLMGALLGVLGSLFELTPAMRAVLLFGVGFFMLGNALRMLNVHPIFRYFSFEPPQAVRRWLRRTSREDHHWFTPLMLGALTVFIPCGVTQTMMALAVGTGSAAQGAAILFAFTLGTSPVFFGLAYLATSLGSRLEKHFNRVAAVLLIILAVVTVNSGLNLIGSPLSAENLSRNALKSFQPDAPNQVADASNTLTLQVRDDGYFPAELTARAGEPVTLQLVTENTFSCSRAFLIPALKVQRLLPATGTEIVEIPPQKAGTTLHFTCSMGMFTGTITFN; encoded by the coding sequence ATGGAAACTCTCTGGGTAGCTTTCATTACCGGTTTAACCACCGGCGGATTGAGTTGTATGGCGGTACAGGGGGGCTTGCTTGCCTCATCCCTTGCCGGGCAAATTGAACAGGATGTTGCCCAAAGGGCAATGCAAAAGAAAAAAGCGCACACCGTTTCTTTCTCTCCCCGCCCTGCGCTGGCACTCCCCATTCTGGCGTTCCTGTTGGCGAAACTGGTTGCCTATACCCTGATGGGGGCACTGTTGGGCGTGCTGGGTTCGCTGTTTGAGTTAACCCCTGCCATGCGCGCTGTGTTGCTGTTTGGCGTGGGATTCTTCATGCTGGGCAACGCCCTGCGCATGCTCAACGTGCATCCCATCTTCCGCTATTTTTCCTTCGAACCACCACAAGCCGTGCGCCGCTGGCTCAGGCGCACTTCCCGCGAGGATCACCACTGGTTCACCCCGTTGATGCTGGGCGCGCTTACGGTGTTCATCCCCTGCGGGGTGACGCAAACCATGATGGCTCTGGCGGTAGGAACGGGTTCTGCCGCTCAGGGTGCGGCAATCCTATTTGCTTTCACCCTTGGTACCAGCCCGGTCTTCTTTGGACTGGCATACCTGGCAACCTCGCTGGGATCGCGCCTGGAAAAGCACTTCAACCGTGTGGCGGCTGTCCTGCTCATCATCCTGGCAGTGGTGACGGTCAACTCGGGGTTGAATCTGATTGGCTCGCCGCTCTCCGCCGAAAATCTCAGCCGCAATGCGCTGAAATCCTTCCAGCCCGACGCGCCCAATCAGGTTGCCGATGCCAGCAACACCCTGACCCTGCAGGTGCGCGATGACGGCTACTTCCCTGCCGAACTGACCGCCCGCGCCGGAGAACCGGTCACCCTGCAACTGGTCACCGAAAATACCTTCTCTTGCTCTCGGGCATTCCTCATCCCGGCGCTGAAAGTCCAGCGCCTCTTACCCGCCACCGGCACAGAAATTGTTGAGATTCCCCCGCAGAAAGCCGGCACCACCCTGCACTTTACCTGCTCTATGGGGATGTTTACCGGCACGATTACCTTCAATTAG
- a CDS encoding ATP-binding protein: MVGQHNPNVGGEPLKPLRIYLLGPPRVEILEGFAVIPRRQARALLYRLAAGVEPIPRERLCFLFWPDEAEATARRYLSHLLTHLQRALIMPDCFVFNGDQIGLNFQQVWSDVVEFEDLCAYLREPDTQYALQSYGTTGFLRDPAALRLRISLYHGSFLEGFSLPGAAEFEEWSTQKRYALERLYLSAVEMLMEDFAEKGELELAIQYAQRYLDTDPLVEDVHRRLIELYAISGNRNAALRQFEICARILEQELGVSPLPETRLIYQDVLERRIFLKRVIKPKWEPISGANVPLIGRAQAMTWLEEAVQDALAGNEKVILISGEAGMGKSRLLQEFIARLSSNIAVIAGGAHVEACTLPYYPIIQALRSLCHPAEEGAPAPLLRWLPPTLDHIWLVEASRVLPELRTLYPNLPLPLPAASEEARSRLFDALVQIVIGLSTSPLFLRSFSSLLLCLEDLHWADSATLEWLVHFGRQIRGSHLVVLGTYRSEEVDALVDLRQGLKSAQVLTELQLQGLDTSSILLLLSFFRGGTLDRQEEFAEQLYASTGGNPFFLLEVLKSMLEKEETMEVCTGEKYIPLPDTVREVIQARIRRLTPVGRQVLEAGAVIGPVFSFDFLRGVAGRREMEVVNGLDELVARQLLMESGVEYRFPHELVARVVEENLSPVRRQILHRRAGWTLARLNPAAVTALARHFDLGGEPRQALSYYEKAVQQAESLFAWKEAEEHQNRMLVLLERLDPHQNQPDAIMQRGLIWLNRAYHDYLKGKIEDRDKDLEVVKTLAEKLQQKTLYLQFLLQQVRYLNLGGHYKKAITLAEEGMQGIPGEELTSLSRFTVALLYVEIAFAHYLLGQPRQGFSALRSAQVAAGESRNPEIQGPIKHHLGYMHLHRGEYLQALTHQQEALRCHQTARDFNGIAWAELDLGFLYLKLGQFLEAKNHLEASLRLAQRISARPAEIYARTYTGYLKLYQGLYMPALECFRETIQLHQTVHQEHGVVAAEIGLGMALYHLGMDSEAGIRFQHAVERAREVSHRRRLVEALVGWGLIELDEFHLQQAAQILDEAVHLARLSECGENLAAGLAALAQAQRRLGDSSAALKTAIEALTNAQRLALPVCEMWAQMEIGLSCLAAGENERALEHSSRAVSLLPQAYEGWIPTEEVYFSHAKILSAMGSPAEAHYFQQQARILIEKKSQHISDPSQKERYLLQKLPFLS, from the coding sequence ATGGTGGGACAGCACAACCCGAATGTGGGGGGAGAACCTTTAAAACCTCTGCGCATTTACCTTCTGGGCCCTCCACGAGTGGAAATCTTGGAGGGTTTTGCAGTCATTCCTCGCCGTCAGGCGCGGGCTTTGCTGTACCGTTTGGCGGCAGGTGTCGAGCCCATTCCCCGAGAAAGGCTTTGTTTTTTATTCTGGCCCGATGAGGCGGAAGCAACAGCGCGCCGTTACCTCAGCCATTTACTAACCCATTTACAGCGGGCTTTAATCATGCCTGACTGTTTTGTGTTTAATGGTGATCAAATCGGCTTAAATTTTCAGCAGGTTTGGTCTGATGTGGTGGAGTTTGAAGACCTTTGTGCTTATCTGAGGGAGCCAGATACACAGTATGCCCTCCAAAGTTATGGAACAACAGGTTTTTTGCGCGATCCTGCCGCTCTCAGGCTGAGGATTAGTCTTTATCATGGATCGTTCCTGGAGGGCTTTTCGCTTCCCGGGGCGGCAGAGTTTGAAGAGTGGTCCACGCAAAAGAGATATGCTCTGGAGCGCCTTTATCTCTCTGCTGTAGAAATGCTCATGGAAGATTTTGCAGAAAAGGGTGAACTTGAGTTAGCCATCCAGTATGCCCAGCGTTATCTGGACACCGATCCGCTTGTTGAAGACGTACATCGGCGCTTAATCGAACTGTATGCTATTTCCGGTAATCGTAATGCGGCTTTACGCCAGTTTGAAATATGCGCTCGTATACTGGAACAAGAATTAGGGGTCAGTCCACTCCCCGAAACGCGTTTGATTTATCAGGATGTTTTGGAAAGGCGCATTTTTCTCAAACGGGTGATTAAGCCCAAGTGGGAACCCATCTCAGGGGCGAACGTCCCGCTCATTGGGCGAGCCCAGGCAATGACCTGGTTGGAAGAAGCAGTGCAGGATGCCTTGGCAGGAAACGAAAAGGTGATTCTGATTTCTGGAGAAGCAGGTATGGGCAAATCGCGGTTACTTCAAGAATTCATTGCCCGTTTGAGTTCAAATATCGCTGTAATTGCTGGCGGTGCTCATGTAGAAGCGTGTACTCTGCCGTATTATCCCATTATTCAAGCCTTGCGGAGCCTTTGCCACCCAGCAGAAGAAGGCGCTCCGGCTCCACTGCTCCGCTGGCTTCCTCCTACTTTGGATCACATCTGGTTGGTAGAGGCGTCCCGCGTTCTCCCAGAATTGCGTACTCTTTATCCCAACTTGCCGTTGCCTTTGCCTGCGGCTTCCGAAGAAGCCCGCAGCCGGTTGTTTGATGCGTTGGTACAGATAGTGATTGGATTATCCACTTCTCCTCTTTTTCTTCGTTCATTTTCATCGTTATTGTTGTGTCTGGAAGACCTTCACTGGGCAGATAGCGCAACTCTCGAATGGCTGGTTCATTTTGGGCGGCAAATTCGTGGAAGTCATCTGGTGGTTCTGGGAACTTATCGCAGTGAGGAGGTTGATGCCTTGGTTGACCTGCGTCAGGGGCTGAAAAGTGCTCAGGTACTTACTGAACTACAGCTGCAGGGGTTGGATACCTCTTCTATTCTTCTCCTTCTCTCTTTTTTTAGAGGAGGAACCCTCGATAGACAGGAGGAATTTGCAGAGCAACTTTATGCCTCTACGGGAGGAAATCCATTTTTCTTACTGGAAGTACTGAAAAGTATGCTGGAGAAGGAAGAGACGATGGAAGTTTGTACGGGGGAGAAGTACATTCCTCTTCCAGACACGGTGAGGGAGGTTATACAAGCACGTATTCGACGTTTGACGCCAGTGGGACGGCAGGTGTTGGAGGCAGGCGCGGTGATTGGCCCGGTATTTTCTTTTGATTTCCTCCGAGGGGTTGCCGGACGCCGGGAGATGGAAGTAGTCAATGGGTTGGATGAATTGGTGGCGCGGCAGTTATTGATGGAGAGTGGGGTGGAGTATCGCTTTCCTCACGAATTGGTGGCACGGGTGGTGGAAGAAAATCTCAGTCCGGTGCGGCGTCAGATTCTTCATCGAAGGGCAGGGTGGACACTGGCGCGGCTGAACCCGGCGGCGGTGACGGCGCTGGCGCGTCACTTTGATCTTGGCGGCGAACCCAGACAAGCCTTATCCTATTACGAAAAGGCGGTTCAGCAAGCCGAGTCCTTGTTTGCCTGGAAAGAAGCCGAAGAACATCAAAATCGTATGCTAGTTTTGTTAGAGCGTTTAGACCCTCACCAAAATCAGCCAGATGCAATCATGCAACGCGGCCTCATCTGGCTCAATCGTGCTTATCACGATTACCTGAAGGGAAAAATTGAGGATCGAGACAAGGATTTAGAGGTTGTGAAGACCCTTGCAGAAAAATTGCAGCAGAAGACATTATATCTCCAGTTTTTGCTTCAACAGGTTCGTTATCTTAACCTGGGCGGGCATTATAAAAAAGCCATTACCCTGGCAGAAGAAGGCATGCAGGGTATACCTGGGGAGGAATTAACTTCCCTCTCCAGGTTTACCGTGGCGCTTCTTTACGTGGAAATTGCCTTTGCACATTATTTGCTTGGACAGCCTCGTCAGGGATTTTCTGCTCTTCGATCTGCGCAGGTGGCAGCGGGAGAGAGCCGCAATCCAGAAATACAGGGGCCGATTAAACATCACCTGGGCTACATGCACCTTCATCGTGGAGAGTATCTTCAGGCGCTGACACATCAGCAAGAAGCACTGCGGTGTCATCAAACTGCAAGAGATTTTAATGGCATAGCATGGGCTGAACTGGATTTGGGGTTTTTGTACTTGAAACTCGGACAATTTTTGGAGGCAAAAAATCATCTCGAAGCAAGCCTTCGCCTCGCTCAACGCATCAGTGCTCGACCTGCAGAGATTTATGCCCGAACCTATACCGGATATTTAAAACTGTATCAAGGGCTTTACATGCCAGCTCTGGAATGTTTTCGGGAAACCATACAATTGCATCAGACAGTGCATCAGGAGCATGGGGTTGTGGCGGCTGAAATTGGATTGGGAATGGCGCTTTATCACCTGGGTATGGATTCAGAGGCGGGAATAAGATTTCAGCATGCGGTGGAACGCGCGCGAGAAGTTTCTCATCGGCGCCGTTTGGTTGAAGCGCTAGTTGGGTGGGGGTTGATTGAACTGGATGAATTTCATCTGCAACAGGCGGCTCAAATTTTGGACGAAGCGGTACACTTGGCACGCTTGAGCGAATGTGGCGAGAATCTGGCGGCGGGATTGGCGGCGTTGGCTCAGGCTCAAAGAAGACTGGGAGACTCTTCAGCCGCACTGAAAACCGCCATAGAAGCCTTGACAAACGCCCAACGACTTGCTCTTCCGGTTTGTGAAATGTGGGCACAAATGGAAATTGGTTTATCCTGTCTGGCGGCGGGGGAAAATGAGCGCGCTTTGGAGCATTCTTCTCGCGCGGTTTCCCTTCTCCCTCAGGCTTATGAGGGTTGGATCCCTACCGAAGAAGTGTATTTTTCTCATGCGAAAATCCTGAGTGCCATGGGAAGTCCAGCAGAAGCGCATTATTTTCAGCAACAAGCCAGAATCCTTATTGAAAAAAAGTCTCAACACATTTCTGATCCTTCCCAAAAAGAGAGATATCTTCTCCAAAAACTACCGTTCTTGAGTTGA
- the fbp gene encoding fructose-1,6-bisphosphate aldolase/phosphatase, translating into MSEKLTLSVIKADVGGFVGHSAIHPDLIDTARMALEEARQKGWLIDFHVTACGDDLQLIMTHSRGVDDVEIHHLAWQVFERCTAIARKLKLYGAGQDLLTDAFSGNVRGMGPGVAEMELHERESEPVIIFMADKTSAGAWNLPLFRMFADPFNTAGLVISPSMHEGFRFEVHDVKQHKRIFFDTPAEMYDLLVFIGASGRYVIKAVYTRDGEIGAVSSTQRLALIAGKYVGKDDPVCIVRSQGKFPAVGEVLEPFTMPHIVEGWMRGSHYGPLMPVPVRQATPSRFDGPPRVAALGFQLANGGLIGPRDLFDDPGFDEVRRQVNVLADQLRRHGAFEPHRLPMDEMEYTTLPQVMEKLAERWEALPDEPVSV; encoded by the coding sequence ATGTCCGAAAAACTCACTCTGAGCGTGATTAAAGCCGATGTAGGCGGTTTTGTGGGACATTCTGCCATTCATCCCGACCTGATCGATACCGCCCGCATGGCTCTTGAGGAAGCCCGGCAGAAGGGCTGGCTGATCGACTTCCATGTCACCGCCTGCGGAGACGACCTGCAGTTAATCATGACTCACTCCCGCGGCGTGGATGACGTGGAAATTCACCATCTGGCATGGCAGGTCTTCGAGCGCTGTACCGCTATTGCCAGGAAATTGAAACTCTACGGCGCAGGACAGGACCTGCTCACCGATGCCTTCTCGGGCAACGTACGCGGCATGGGACCCGGTGTGGCGGAGATGGAACTGCACGAACGCGAATCTGAACCGGTCATCATCTTCATGGCAGATAAGACCTCAGCCGGTGCCTGGAATCTCCCATTGTTCCGCATGTTTGCCGACCCCTTCAACACCGCCGGGCTGGTGATTTCTCCCAGCATGCACGAAGGCTTCCGCTTTGAGGTACACGATGTGAAACAGCACAAACGCATCTTCTTTGACACCCCCGCCGAGATGTACGACCTGCTGGTGTTCATCGGCGCGTCCGGACGCTATGTTATCAAGGCGGTGTACACCCGCGATGGCGAGATTGGCGCGGTTTCGTCCACCCAGCGCCTGGCATTGATTGCCGGCAAGTACGTGGGCAAGGATGACCCGGTGTGCATCGTACGCAGTCAGGGCAAGTTTCCCGCAGTGGGCGAAGTACTGGAGCCTTTCACCATGCCGCACATCGTGGAAGGCTGGATGCGCGGCTCGCACTACGGACCGCTGATGCCCGTGCCGGTACGTCAGGCAACCCCCAGCCGCTTTGACGGTCCGCCCAGGGTGGCGGCGCTGGGCTTCCAACTGGCAAACGGCGGACTCATCGGCCCGCGCGATTTATTCGACGACCCGGGTTTTGATGAAGTGCGCCGTCAGGTCAACGTGCTGGCAGATCAACTGCGCCGCCATGGCGCTTTCGAACCGCACCGCCTGCCGATGGACGAAATGGAATACACCACCCTGCCGCAGGTGATGGAAAAACTGGCAGAACGCTGGGAAGCCCTGCCCGATGAGCCAGTGAGTGTGTAA
- a CDS encoding heavy-metal-associated domain-containing protein — MAKQRFSVPDMHCSACVMRLESLEDELPGVKQVKASYHKQEMEVEYDESKLTLEDLLEAVQKKGYHPQPME, encoded by the coding sequence ATGGCAAAACAGCGTTTTTCTGTTCCGGATATGCATTGCTCCGCATGTGTGATGCGCCTGGAAAGCCTGGAAGACGAACTGCCGGGCGTCAAACAGGTAAAAGCCAGTTACCACAAACAGGAAATGGAAGTGGAATACGACGAATCCAAATTGACACTGGAAGATTTATTGGAGGCAGTCCAGAAAAAGGGCTACCACCCTCAGCCGATGGAATGA
- a CDS encoding HD domain-containing protein → MEWKTSLDEAFLERLEEFPALRAFYQVQHLKHLYRQGWLKAGVPRERCETVADHIFGVTMLCWLLIEAGSAPQVNPERALRMALIHELGEIYTGDIIPSDAIPAEEKHARERQSLERVLENLPGAEDIRALWEEFEAGTTPEARLVHQADRLEMALQAVTYVREGVLKDPSSFFRSARQAVNDPALQEWLEIAKNFGKKEG, encoded by the coding sequence ATGGAATGGAAAACCTCGCTGGATGAAGCCTTTCTGGAGCGCCTGGAAGAGTTTCCGGCGCTCCGTGCCTTTTATCAGGTACAGCACCTTAAGCACCTGTACCGTCAGGGCTGGCTGAAGGCAGGTGTGCCGCGCGAACGCTGTGAAACCGTTGCCGACCACATCTTTGGGGTGACCATGTTATGCTGGCTGTTGATCGAAGCCGGGTCTGCGCCGCAGGTCAACCCGGAGCGCGCCCTGCGCATGGCACTGATTCACGAACTGGGGGAAATTTACACCGGCGACATCATCCCCTCGGATGCCATTCCCGCCGAAGAAAAACACGCCCGCGAACGCCAATCGCTGGAGCGGGTGCTGGAAAACCTGCCCGGCGCAGAGGACATCCGCGCGCTGTGGGAAGAATTTGAGGCAGGCACCACCCCCGAAGCACGTCTGGTGCACCAGGCAGACCGCCTGGAGATGGCGCTTCAGGCAGTGACATACGTGCGCGAGGGTGTGCTGAAAGATCCATCCTCGTTTTTCCGCTCCGCCCGTCAGGCGGTGAACGACCCGGCTTTACAGGAATGGCTGGAGATTGCCAAGAATTTTGGAAAAAAAGAAGGATAA
- the tsaA gene encoding tRNA (N6-threonylcarbamoyladenosine(37)-N6)-methyltransferase TrmO produces MSLPILKAIGIIHSPYQQPQDTPIQSSRSTAEGWVEVFPEYAEGLEGIEGFSHLILLYVWHRAPSEVCLKVKPFLADFETGLFATRFPCRPNPIGISVVRLLERQGNRLHIHGVDVLDGTPLVDIKPYVPEFDVFSPERVGWYEQVK; encoded by the coding sequence ATGTCTCTCCCCATACTGAAAGCCATTGGCATTATTCATTCCCCTTACCAACAACCACAGGATACCCCTATCCAGTCCAGTCGTTCCACGGCTGAAGGCTGGGTAGAAGTTTTTCCGGAGTACGCCGAAGGATTGGAAGGCATCGAGGGGTTTTCTCACCTCATTCTTTTGTATGTGTGGCATCGCGCGCCTTCAGAAGTGTGTTTGAAGGTCAAACCTTTCCTGGCAGACTTTGAAACCGGGTTGTTTGCTACCCGCTTTCCCTGCCGTCCTAATCCGATTGGGATTTCGGTAGTGCGCTTGCTGGAACGTCAAGGCAACCGCCTGCACATTCATGGGGTGGACGTACTGGACGGCACGCCTCTGGTGGATATCAAGCCGTATGTGCCGGAGTTTGACGTATTTTCTCCGGAACGGGTTGGCTGGTATGAGCAGGTCAAATAA
- a CDS encoding SRPBCC family protein, whose translation MAHVKKSIYIHAPVEKVYALARDPNRWATFYVGLSEAEEITGHGEVGTVVKHHYLMAGMRFPVTSRVLVDSIGPTGAQWKGKIEGPLDGEQTWDYIPKNGGTEVTVSIDYTLPGAVLGRIANRLLVERIQERAMEQTLENLKILCEEGTG comes from the coding sequence ATGGCGCATGTCAAGAAAAGTATTTATATTCATGCTCCCGTAGAGAAAGTTTATGCATTGGCAAGAGACCCCAATCGTTGGGCAACTTTTTACGTTGGATTGAGCGAAGCAGAAGAGATTACGGGACATGGGGAAGTGGGGACAGTGGTGAAACATCATTACCTGATGGCTGGGATGCGTTTTCCGGTTACCAGCCGGGTTTTGGTAGACTCCATTGGACCCACCGGCGCACAGTGGAAAGGGAAGATTGAAGGTCCACTGGATGGCGAGCAAACTTGGGATTATATCCCCAAAAATGGCGGAACAGAGGTCACTGTCAGCATTGACTACACCCTTCCTGGGGCAGTTCTGGGGCGCATTGCCAACCGTCTCCTGGTGGAACGCATTCAGGAACGGGCAATGGAGCAAACGCTGGAAAACCTCAAAATTCTGTGCGAAGAGGGTACTGGGTAA
- a CDS encoding aldo/keto reductase — protein MDTLTLQSTIRMNNGVEIPRFGLGTFQSKAGEETYNAVRWALEMGYRHIDTAALYGNEEDVGRAIADSGIPREEIFLVTKVWNDDQGYESTLRALEASLRHLKTDYVDLYLIHWPVKGLRHETWKAMVEIYKQGKARAVGVSNYTIRHLEELLSNTELVPAANQIEFSPFLYRKALLEYCVQHGIVVEAYSPLARAQKLEDPRLTAMAQKYGKTPAQIALRWALQHDLVVIPKSVRKERILENASIFDFELSAEDMAEMDTWNEDYWTISESYNPECSPRWE, from the coding sequence ATGGACACATTGACTCTGCAATCTACCATCAGAATGAACAACGGTGTCGAGATTCCCCGCTTCGGGCTGGGTACGTTCCAATCCAAAGCAGGTGAAGAGACCTACAACGCCGTACGCTGGGCGCTGGAGATGGGTTACCGCCACATTGATACTGCCGCCCTGTACGGGAATGAAGAAGATGTCGGGCGCGCCATTGCCGACAGCGGCATTCCCCGCGAGGAAATTTTCCTGGTGACCAAGGTATGGAACGATGATCAGGGCTACGAAAGCACCTTGCGCGCGCTGGAAGCCTCTCTGCGGCACCTGAAGACTGACTACGTGGATCTCTACCTCATCCACTGGCCCGTCAAAGGCTTGCGCCACGAGACCTGGAAAGCCATGGTGGAAATCTATAAACAGGGCAAAGCCCGCGCGGTGGGGGTGAGCAACTACACCATCCGCCATCTGGAAGAACTGCTGTCCAACACCGAACTGGTGCCTGCCGCCAATCAAATCGAGTTCAGCCCCTTCCTCTACCGCAAAGCCCTGCTGGAGTACTGCGTCCAGCATGGGATTGTTGTGGAAGCCTACAGTCCGCTGGCGCGGGCGCAAAAACTGGAAGACCCGCGGCTGACAGCCATGGCGCAGAAGTACGGCAAAACCCCGGCGCAGATTGCCCTGCGCTGGGCGCTTCAGCACGATCTGGTGGTCATCCCCAAATCGGTGCGCAAAGAGCGCATTCTGGAAAACGCCAGCATCTTCGATTTTGAACTGAGCGCCGAGGACATGGCAGAGATGGACACCTGGAACGAGGATTACTGGACCATCTCCGAGTCCTACAATCCCGAATGCTCGCCGCGCTGGGAGTAA
- a CDS encoding histidine phosphatase family protein gives MGRVLYSVTFLRHGRSCADDEGVYEGRYDSPLTAVGEAQAYRRAREWKECGVTFDRVIASTLQRARRTAEIVCEVLNLPLETSEAWMEINSGKLAGMNPQEAERIYPRPAFRNPYETITPTGESEWQVFIRVAQALEEVIRQRVPRTLVVAHGGSLSMTLRVICGVTPWGNSQGVAFHLGDLGFARTAYDPQTNVWHFLELHPGLQEIEQ, from the coding sequence ATGGGACGAGTTCTCTATTCGGTGACGTTTTTACGGCACGGACGTTCCTGCGCCGACGATGAGGGAGTGTACGAAGGACGCTATGATTCCCCGCTGACCGCCGTCGGCGAAGCCCAAGCCTACCGCCGCGCCCGCGAGTGGAAAGAATGCGGAGTTACCTTCGACCGGGTCATTGCCAGCACGCTTCAGCGCGCGCGCCGCACCGCCGAGATTGTCTGCGAGGTGCTGAACCTGCCCCTGGAGACTTCCGAGGCGTGGATGGAAATCAACAGCGGCAAACTGGCTGGCATGAATCCGCAGGAAGCCGAGCGCATCTACCCCCGTCCAGCGTTCCGCAATCCCTACGAGACCATTACCCCCACCGGAGAGAGCGAGTGGCAGGTCTTCATCCGCGTGGCGCAGGCGCTCGAAGAGGTGATTCGTCAGCGTGTGCCGCGCACGCTGGTGGTAGCCCACGGCGGTTCACTGTCCATGACCCTGCGAGTCATTTGCGGGGTGACCCCATGGGGAAACAGCCAGGGGGTAGCATTTCACCTTGGCGATTTGGGCTTTGCGCGCACGGCTTACGATCCGCAGACCAATGTCTGGCATTTTTTGGAACTGCATCCCGGCTTGCAAGAGATTGAGCAGTAA
- the hpt gene encoding hypoxanthine phosphoribosyltransferase yields MGLPFHFRYDFLDRVLITPEQIEQRVAELGDQITRDYQDSEKLMLLGLLRGSVMFITDLMRHIRRPLTMDFMAVSSYSGTESTGFVRIDHDHKASIAGWDVILVDDIVDSGYTLWMVRKLLLDRNPRSLKICALLDKPERHKYPIPIDYCGFTIPDEFVVGYGLDIDEKGRNLPYIASVDLKKYRKE; encoded by the coding sequence ATGGGACTTCCCTTTCATTTTCGTTATGACTTTCTCGATCGGGTATTAATTACGCCTGAACAAATCGAACAGCGCGTGGCTGAACTGGGCGACCAGATTACGCGGGATTATCAGGACTCGGAAAAACTGATGCTGTTGGGGCTACTGCGCGGCAGTGTCATGTTCATCACCGACTTGATGCGCCACATCCGCCGACCACTGACCATGGATTTCATGGCGGTTTCGTCCTACTCCGGCACCGAATCCACCGGATTCGTGCGCATTGATCACGACCACAAAGCCAGCATTGCCGGGTGGGATGTGATTCTGGTGGACGACATTGTCGATTCGGGTTATACGCTTTGGATGGTGCGCAAACTTCTGCTGGACCGCAACCCGCGCAGTCTCAAAATTTGCGCACTGCTCGACAAACCCGAACGCCACAAATACCCCATCCCCATTGATTACTGCGGATTCACCATCCCCGATGAGTTCGTGGTCGGCTATGGGCTGGATATTGACGAAAAAGGGCGTAACCTGCCCTACATTGCTTCAGTGGATTTAAAGAAATACCGCAAAGAATAG